The Desulfovibrio intestinalis DNA segment GAAACCAAGCAAAGAGGTGCGATTTTTTGTTCTTTAGTGCCAACTGTTTGGATTGATTGACGCAAAACAACCTCAAAAAGGTGACAATTAATCCTCTTTTGGCACGAAAAACCGTTGCTCGTGATAAATTTCTTTTACAAACAGTAAAGAATATGTCACGGTAGCTCCGTGTATGGGAGAAGACAGGTAGCTTTCATTTTTTCATGAAAAAACTACTTGTTACAAACACAAGGCTGCACCGGGGCGCGCCGCGCAGCCATATGTGCCTGTACATGTCATTGTTGGGGCCATGACCTACGGCCGTTGGCCGGCCACAATCGTATTGGAGGAGAGTATGAGTTTTGGCAGACAAGTGTATGAGTTTCTGCTGAGCGGCTCACAAGCTTACGCAAAATGGGATCTGGAGGTATCAACCTCCATTCTCAAAAACCGCAAAAAGATGCTATTCTTGCTGGCACTCGTTGTTCCAGTTCTTGCGGTCTGCATGGCTGAAGCTTATGAGTACCATGAAATGCTGGGCGGCAAATCCGCCTACGCGCCCGCCTTCTACACCACTAACATCTTTCTGGCGTCCATAGCAGTGGGCCTTGCCGCCGGTCTTATCACGGGGTGTATTGGCGCTGGCGGTGGCTTCATCATTACCCCGGCGCTTATGGCCGTGGGCGTCAAAGGCATCTTGGCGGTGGGCACAGACCTGTTCCACATTTTCGCCAAGGCCATCATGGGCACCACGGTGCACAAAAAGCTCGGCAACGTTTCGGGCAAACTGGCCGTGGCATTCTTGGCCGGATCCATTATCGGAACATTTATCGGCGGTGCCATCAATAAAGGCCTTTATAACGCCGACCCCCTGCTTTCTGAATTGTTCATTAGTAGTATTTATGCTGTTTTGTTAGGTTTTCTTGGGTTCTATGCTTTGTTTGACTTTTTGAAGAGCTCGCGCGGCGGCGCTGCCGCCAGCCAGGACGCCCACGGCGGCAGCTCAGGCATGACCGGCCTCGCTGTGAAGCTTCAGGGCCTTCGCATGCCCCCAATGATTTCCTTTGATGAAGACCTCGTGCCTGGCGGCCGCCGTATTTCCGGCTGGATTGTCGCCGCAGGCGGCGTGTTTGTGGGCCTTTTGGCCGCCATCATGGGCGTGGGCGGCGGCTTCGTCACCTTCCCGATGTTCGTGTACATCTTCGGCGTGTCCTCAATGACCACCGTTGGTACCGACATTCTGCAGATTATCTTTACTGCGGGTTTTGCCGCCATTGGCCAGTACGCCATTTACGGCTACGTGTTCTACACCCTGGCCATCGGCATGCTGCTCGGTTCACTGCTTGGTATCCAGGTTGGCGCTCTGACCACCAAGGTGGTTAAAGGCATCCACATCCGCGGCTTCTATGCTATCTCCATCATTGCCGGCTTTATCAACCGTGCCGCCACCCTGCCCAAAAAGCTGGTGGAAATGGAAGTGCTGAACTGGTCGCCCAGTATTGTGGGTAT contains these protein-coding regions:
- a CDS encoding sulfite exporter TauE/SafE family protein, translating into MSFGRQVYEFLLSGSQAYAKWDLEVSTSILKNRKKMLFLLALVVPVLAVCMAEAYEYHEMLGGKSAYAPAFYTTNIFLASIAVGLAAGLITGCIGAGGGFIITPALMAVGVKGILAVGTDLFHIFAKAIMGTTVHKKLGNVSGKLAVAFLAGSIIGTFIGGAINKGLYNADPLLSELFISSIYAVLLGFLGFYALFDFLKSSRGGAAASQDAHGGSSGMTGLAVKLQGLRMPPMISFDEDLVPGGRRISGWIVAAGGVFVGLLAAIMGVGGGFVTFPMFVYIFGVSSMTTVGTDILQIIFTAGFAAIGQYAIYGYVFYTLAIGMLLGSLLGIQVGALTTKVVKGIHIRGFYAISIIAGFINRAATLPKKLVEMEVLNWSPSIVGIIESVGNVVFWVVVAFFGVWVFSKFFLNIGKLRGEA